The nucleotide window CCGGTCGATCCGCTCCCCGGCCACTGTGACGCTGCCCGAGTCCGGCTTGTCCAACCCGGCCACCAGGTTGAGCAGGGTGGACTTGCCGCTGCCCGAGGGGCCGGTCACCGAGAGCGCCTCGCCCGCCTCGACGGCCAGCGTGAGCGGGCCGAGCGCGGGGGCGCCGTCCGCGTCGTACTGCCTGGCCGCCTCGGCCAGTTCGATCACCTGGGGCATCGGGGTGTTCCGTCCTCTTCGTGGGTTCCGGCTGTCGGAGACGACGGTAGGAGCGGGCCGCGGGCGGGCGCGTCGCCCGCCGCACCGACAATCCGTCCTCCGCCGGGAGGACCCGCGCCGGGGTCATCCTCCAGGAGTACGCCGCGCGGTCGGCCGGACCGGCGGCTGGACGGATGCGGACCGGTGGGCTCCGTCGGCACAATGTGCCGGTGCTGATCGAAGACGCGCCGCCCGGCTGGCGGCACCTGATGCGCGAGGCGCTGCGCCGCGACCGCAAGACCCGCTGGCCCGGCCCCCGGGTGCTGCTCATCGAGACGCTGGGCGTGCTGCTGCTCACCGTCGCGGCGATCGCGCGGGGCACCCACGCCTCGCTCGGCGAGCAGTCCGTCGTCTCGTCGCCCCTCGCGCCGCCCCCGGCGTTCGACCCGTCGGCGCCGTTCTGCCCCTCGCAGTTCGACGTCCCCAGCATGCCGGTGCCGCTGGAGGCCCGGGACTACCTGCTGCTGGTGCTCACCACGCTGCCGCTGGCGGCCCGCCGCCGCTACCCGCTGGCGGTCTACTGGGTGGTGCTGGTGGCCGCGGTCAGCGCCCAGGCGTACACGGGCTTCGCGACGTCGGTGGGGCTCGTCGTCGCGGCCTGGAGCGCGATCCGGTACAGCCCCAACCTGCCGTCGGCGCTGGGCAGTTTCCTGCTCGGCGCGCTGGTCGCGGCCTCCGGCCAGGGCGCGACGCCCGGCCTGCCGGTGGATCCGACCCGCCCGGCCGTGTGGATCAACCTGGGCGCGCTGGTGGTCGGCGCCGTGCACTACTACCGCCGGGCGGTGCGGGAGAACGCCCGGCGGCTGGCCGAACTGGAGCGCGAGCAGGCCGAGGCCACCGCCCGCGCACTGGAGGAGGAACGGGCCCGGATCGCCGCCGAGTTGCACGACGTGGTCACCCACAACGTCGGCATGATGGTGATCCAGGCCGGCGCGGGCCGCCGGGTGCTGGACAGCTCGCCCGAGCAGACCCGTGAGGCGCTGCTCGCGGTCGAGGCCGCCGGGCGCGCTGCGATGGCCGAACTGCGCCACGTGATGGGCCTGCTGGCCGCCTCCGCCAGTGGTGAGGCGGCCGCCGGCGGTGAGCCGGAGCTGGAACCGCAGCCCGGCCTGGACCAGTTGGAGCACCTGGTGGCCCGGGTCCGGGCGGCCGGGCTGCCGGTCGAGCTGGCGCTGGCGCTGCCGGCCGAACCGCTGCCCGC belongs to Kitasatospora viridis and includes:
- a CDS encoding sensor histidine kinase, encoding MLIEDAPPGWRHLMREALRRDRKTRWPGPRVLLIETLGVLLLTVAAIARGTHASLGEQSVVSSPLAPPPAFDPSAPFCPSQFDVPSMPVPLEARDYLLLVLTTLPLAARRRYPLAVYWVVLVAAVSAQAYTGFATSVGLVVAAWSAIRYSPNLPSALGSFLLGALVAASGQGATPGLPVDPTRPAVWINLGALVVGAVHYYRRAVRENARRLAELEREQAEATARALEEERARIAAELHDVVTHNVGMMVIQAGAGRRVLDSSPEQTREALLAVEAAGRAAMAELRHVMGLLAASASGEAAAGGEPELEPQPGLDQLEHLVARVRAAGLPVELALALPAEPLPAGADLTAYRVVQEALTNVMKHAVGASATVSVAPDGDFLEIEVVNTAGTPGPQAATGGGRGLLGMRERLALYGGELDARRRIGGGYLVKARLRWRAG